A genome region from Engraulis encrasicolus isolate BLACKSEA-1 chromosome 6, IST_EnEncr_1.0, whole genome shotgun sequence includes the following:
- the LOC134450382 gene encoding zinc finger protein 771-like: MAEPTGVWNVQSLHDNIYISKRSIRKAFISKRHYLPCATSERDSGSSSCHGGACGNLTPSSEQEQESIAGCPDLMICIKSEPVDCYLSEKFSGLCPREEAMPVTPSCVLATKLGSNEMAAEHEPRDAPRVELCPREETRQVTPSCVLATRLGSNEMAAEHEPRDAPRVSLPRRAKEVNRSGLKSKKGRHRHHRSHRHAEKRTEVPCDTQSLSRNKQDKDGGGDDEDGGGGGGDGGGDDDDDGNKDDGAVSDGRVEEDKGKEGPKAPEKDLGQADEEDKGCLIFPAMKKRGQEGDMENRPYKCPHCNWAFTKSSNLVSHIRTHSGLKPHVCELCGKAYSHQGTLQQHKRLHTGERPYCCPFCDKTYNWSSDYRKHIRTHTGEKPYVCQACGKDFVRSSDLRKHERNMHSNNKPFKCGKCGQTFNKPLSLLRHERTHLGKRPFVCPDCGKDFAMPSRMMEHRKVHSGVRPYVCPVCSKAFTKSSNLMEHQAVHSGLRPYKCEECGMAFAMASRLLRHQRMHAGE; this comes from the coding sequence ATGGCCGAACCGACAGGCGTGTGGAATGTGCAGAGCTTACATGACAACATCTACATCTCCAAAAGGAGCATCAGAAAGGCCTTCATCAGCAAGAGACACTATCTCCCATGCGCAACCTCGGAGAGagacagcggcagcagcagttGCCATGGAGGAGCATGTGGCAACCTAACACCCTCCAGCGAGCAGGAGCAGGAGTCTATCGCAGGATGCCCAGACCTGATGATCTGCATCAAGTCCGAGCCTGTGGACTGCTACCTCTCCGAGAAGTTTTCCGGGCTCTGCCCGAGAGAAGAGGCGATGCCGGTCACCCCGTCATGTGTGCTGGCGACCAAGCTGGGCAGCAATGAGATGGCAGCCGAGCACGAGCCAAGAGACGCTCCCCGTGTCGAGCTCTGCCCGAGAGAAGAGACGAGGCAGGTCACCCCGTCATGTGTGCTGGCGACCAGGCTGGGCAGCAATGAGATGGCAGCCGAGCACGAGCCAAGAGACGCGCCCCGTGTCTCCCTTCCACGCAGAGCTAAAGAAGTCAACAGGAGTGGGCTGAAGAGCAAGAagggcagacacagacaccacaGGTCTCACCGCCACGCAGAGAAACGGACGGAGGTTCCATGTGACACGCAGAGCCTCAGCAGAAACAAGCAGGATAAAGACGgcggtggtgatgatgaggatggtggtggcggtggcggagatggtggtggtgatgacgacgacgacggcaATAAGGATGACGGCGCCGTGTCGGACGGACGTGTGGAAGAGGACAAAGGCAAGGAGGGACCAAAAGCCCCGGAGAAGGACCTCGGCCAGGCCGACGAGGAGGACAAGGGCTGCCTGATCTTCCCGGCCATGAAGAAGCGCGGCCAGGAGGGCGACATGGAGAACCGGCCCTACAAGTGCCCGCACTGCAACTGGGCCTTCACCAAGTCCAGCAACCTGGTCAGCCACATCCGCACGCACAGCGGCCTGAAGCCGCACGTGTGTGAGCTGTGCGGCAAGGCCTACTCGCACCAGGGCACGCTGCAGCAGCACAAGCGGCTGCACACGGGCGAGCGCCCCTACTGCTGCCCCTTCTGCGACAAGACCTACAACTGGTCGTCCGACTACCGCAAGCACATCCGCACGCACACGGGCGAGAAGCCCTACGTGTGCCAGGCCTGCGGCAAGGACTTTGTGCGCTCCTCGGACCTGCGCAAGCACGAGCGCAACATGCACTCCAACAACAAGCCCTTCAAGTGCGGCAAGTGCGGCCAGACCTTCAACAAGCCGCTGTCACTGCTGCGGCACGAGCGCACGCACCTGGGCAAGCGGCCCTTCGTGTGCCCGGACTGCGGCAAGGACTTTGCCATGCCCAGCCGCATGATGGAGCACCGCAAGGTGCACAGCGGCGTCCGGCCCTACGTCTGCCCCGTCTGCAGCAAGGCCTTCACCAAGTCCTCCAACCTCATGGAGCACCAGGCCGTGCACAGCGGGCTGCGGCCCTACAAGTGCGAGGAGTGCGGGATGGCCTTCGCCATGGCCTCGCGTCTCCTCCGACACCAGCGCATGCACGCTGGagagtag